A genomic stretch from Pirellulales bacterium includes:
- the meaB gene encoding methylmalonyl Co-A mutase-associated GTPase MeaB, with amino-acid sequence KSTFIEALGMHLIHQGKKVAVLAVDPTSGISGGSILGDKTRMSQLATQANAYIRPSPSAGTTGGVARKTRECMLLCEAAGYDVVLIETVGVGQSETMVANITDCFVALMLPGAGDELQAIKRGLLEFVDVIVVNKADGPNRTAAEMAAHQYALVLKSLAGHHTALLPVAENRAAIPPLPLGEGRGEGDSDQPPDVLTCSALNNLGVDRVWTTVKQRYDRLKSAGQLHSRRCQQNLRWLWSTVDDRLQQAVRTHPGVHALRGELESKVLQGETTPEAAARQILAAFGISW; translated from the coding sequence CAAAAGCACCTTTATCGAAGCGCTCGGCATGCACCTGATTCATCAGGGGAAAAAAGTGGCCGTGTTGGCCGTCGATCCCACCAGCGGCATCAGCGGCGGCAGCATCCTGGGCGATAAAACCCGCATGTCGCAGTTGGCAACCCAAGCCAATGCGTACATCCGCCCTTCCCCCTCGGCGGGCACCACCGGCGGCGTGGCCCGAAAAACCCGCGAATGCATGCTCCTGTGCGAGGCCGCCGGCTACGATGTGGTGCTGATCGAAACCGTCGGCGTCGGCCAGTCGGAAACCATGGTGGCCAACATTACCGATTGCTTCGTGGCGCTGATGCTCCCCGGCGCCGGCGACGAACTGCAAGCCATCAAGCGCGGCCTGTTGGAATTCGTCGACGTGATTGTCGTCAACAAGGCCGATGGCCCCAATCGCACCGCCGCCGAAATGGCGGCCCATCAATACGCCCTGGTGCTAAAATCATTGGCCGGTCACCATACTGCCCTGCTGCCCGTGGCGGAAAACCGCGCCGCGATTCCCCCTCTCCCTCTGGGAGAGGGCCGGGGTGAGGGGGACTCAGACCAGCCCCCCGATGTCCTCACATGCAGCGCGTTGAATAATTTGGGCGTAGATCGGGTGTGGACCACGGTAAAACAGCGTTACGATCGCTTGAAATCCGCCGGCCAACTCCACTCGCGCCGCTGCCAGCAAAACCTGCGCTGGCTGTGGTCCACGGTCGACGATCGCTTGCAACAGGCGGTCCGCACACATCCTGGGGTACATGCCTTGCGCGGCGAACTGGAATCCAAAGTTTTGCAGGGCGAAACCACGCCGGAAGCCGCCGCTCGGCAAATTCTCGCCGCCTTTGGAATTTCTTGGTAG
- a CDS encoding CoA ester lyase: MSITADLRPRRSALFVPADNPRALEKAKTLSADVLIFDLEDAVAPEAKPAARGQACAALADAQYGRRELVIRINALNTPWHHDDLCALASVQPAAIVVPKVNHAGDVLTIEQELDATGLSPQIKIWAVLETADAVLNAREIAHSSSRLTVLVMGTNDLLCQLHAENLPGRQPLLFALSHCLLAARSAGKMILDGVYNEPANLEGFTAECVQARLLGFDGKTLIHPAQVEVCNRVFTPTAAEIERARKIIAAFDHAQRQGKGVTTVDGRLIEALHAESARRILAIAQSPAPCE; encoded by the coding sequence TTGTCTATCACCGCCGACCTTCGACCCCGCCGCTCGGCATTGTTCGTTCCCGCCGACAACCCACGCGCTTTGGAAAAAGCCAAAACCCTCTCGGCCGACGTCCTCATCTTCGATCTGGAAGATGCCGTCGCTCCCGAGGCCAAGCCGGCGGCTCGCGGGCAGGCATGTGCGGCCCTGGCCGACGCGCAATACGGCCGCCGCGAATTGGTAATTCGCATCAATGCGCTCAATACTCCCTGGCATCACGACGATTTGTGTGCGCTGGCAAGCGTTCAGCCGGCGGCCATCGTGGTGCCAAAAGTCAACCATGCCGGCGATGTACTGACCATCGAGCAGGAACTCGATGCCACCGGTCTTTCGCCGCAAATCAAAATCTGGGCCGTCTTGGAAACTGCCGACGCCGTGTTGAACGCCCGTGAAATCGCACACTCGTCTTCCAGGCTGACGGTGCTGGTGATGGGCACGAACGATCTGCTCTGCCAGTTGCACGCCGAGAATCTGCCCGGCCGACAGCCGCTGTTGTTCGCCTTGTCGCACTGTCTGTTGGCGGCCCGCAGCGCCGGCAAAATGATTCTCGACGGCGTTTATAACGAGCCCGCCAATCTCGAAGGCTTTACCGCCGAATGCGTTCAGGCCCGCTTGCTGGGTTTCGACGGCAAAACGCTGATTCACCCCGCGCAAGTCGAAGTTTGCAATCGTGTGTTTACGCCCACCGCGGCGGAAATCGAGAGGGCCCGAAAAATCATCGCCGCGTTCGATCACGCCCAACGCCAGGGCAAAGGCGTCACCACCGTCGACGGCCGCTTGATCGAAGCCCTACACGCCGAATCCGCCCGCCGCATTTTGGCCATCGCACAATCGCCCGCGCCATGCGAGTAA